One Fusobacterium nucleatum genomic window carries:
- a CDS encoding DEAD/DEAH box helicase, which translates to MMLYQYQKDLLDKSLKNYIYPLGTGTGKTILSIHHYWKHAQGKRLIIIAPAQKVKEGGWDREINNFNKYYGMNIDYEVTSYGRLKHVEGDKNTYLIFDECHYIKNYKKSQRSKLALKLCKSSYGFCLLSATPASNGYQDLGNYMAIFGLYTSGYAYEKSNAIKKMNYMGFYEIVGWKNTKYIDKCWKAISSIALNKNDCLDLPDLVFEEKYFAAGDEYITIKKDRVLGDKLFDSSPKFIAGLRQYAGFNEKLEYLKEFRESTDSNILIFYNFKKEAEAIKQLIKVDYEVSGALTNIPDFKDFKNLKNKTTLVQIQAGGAGIELQYNSEVIFFSPTWSYQDYEQAIGRAYRIGQENKVTVYKYIGLNTIEEKVYASLNDKKDFVDKLLSLEDLGGYRWNKKK; encoded by the coding sequence ATGATGCTATATCAATATCAAAAAGACTTATTGGATAAAAGTTTAAAAAACTATATCTATCCATTAGGAACAGGAACTGGAAAAACAATATTATCAATCCATCATTACTGGAAGCATGCACAAGGTAAAAGATTAATTATAATAGCACCAGCTCAGAAGGTTAAAGAAGGTGGATGGGATAGAGAAATCAATAACTTTAATAAATACTATGGGATGAATATAGATTATGAAGTTACTAGTTATGGAAGATTAAAACATGTGGAGGGAGACAAAAATACATACTTAATTTTTGATGAATGCCACTACATTAAAAATTATAAAAAATCTCAAAGAAGCAAACTAGCTTTAAAGTTATGCAAATCCTCTTATGGATTTTGTCTACTCAGTGCAACACCAGCAAGCAATGGATATCAAGATCTAGGTAATTACATGGCTATATTTGGATTATATACTAGTGGTTATGCCTATGAAAAATCTAATGCAATAAAAAAAATGAACTATATGGGATTTTATGAAATAGTTGGTTGGAAGAATACTAAATACATTGATAAATGTTGGAAGGCTATCAGTAGTATAGCCCTTAATAAAAATGATTGTTTGGATTTACCAGATTTAGTATTTGAAGAAAAGTATTTTGCAGCTGGTGATGAGTACATAACAATAAAAAAAGATAGAGTTTTAGGAGATAAATTATTTGACAGTTCTCCAAAATTTATAGCTGGTCTTAGACAATATGCTGGCTTTAATGAAAAACTAGAATATTTAAAAGAGTTCAGAGAATCAACAGATTCAAACATCTTAATATTCTATAACTTTAAAAAAGAAGCTGAAGCTATAAAACAGTTAATAAAAGTAGATTATGAAGTAAGTGGAGCACTAACAAACATACCTGATTTTAAAGATTTTAAAAATTTGAAAAATAAAACTACTCTTGTACAGATTCAAGCAGGAGGAGCAGGTATAGAGCTTCAATATAATTCAGAAGTAATATTTTTTAGTCCGACTTGGTCCTATCAAGACTACGAACAAGCAATAGGTAGAGCGTATAGGATAGGACAAGAAAATAAAGTAACGGTATATAAATACATAGGATTAAACACCATAGAAGAAAAGGTTTATGCAAGCTTAAATGACAAAAAAGACTTTGTAGATAAATTATTAAGTTTAGAAGATTTAGGAGGATATAGATGGAACAAGAAAAAATAG
- a CDS encoding VRR-NUC domain-containing protein, protein MLEKQVENQIKKWLEQNNHWYFKVHGGAFQKTGVPDIIACVKGKFVAIEVKRSNGGIVSELQKAQMQKIKSCGGVVGVAHSIEEFLQILKEAKLL, encoded by the coding sequence ATGTTAGAAAAACAAGTAGAGAATCAGATAAAAAAATGGTTAGAACAAAATAATCATTGGTATTTTAAAGTACATGGTGGAGCTTTTCAAAAAACAGGAGTACCCGACATTATAGCTTGTGTAAAAGGAAAATTTGTAGCTATAGAAGTTAAAAGAAGTAATGGAGGGATTGTTTCAGAGTTACAAAAAGCCCAAATGCAAAAAATAAAATCTTGTGGTGGTGTAGTTGGTGTAGCTCATAGTATTGAAGAATTCCTACAGATATTGAAGGAGGCTAAACTACTATGA
- a CDS encoding winged helix-turn-helix domain-containing protein, producing MSKLEEVLEYVRSNTHATNKEISEDLNISEGVVRTYLNRLKNKGYLEKIGTEYKVLKEMPVNKSNYKQEIIKEMLEVYMDDFREIKVINEKIRVGELIIRLVDKL from the coding sequence ATGAGTAAATTAGAAGAGGTTTTAGAATATGTTAGAAGTAATACACATGCTACAAATAAAGAAATTTCAGAAGATTTGAATATAAGCGAAGGTGTTGTTAGAACTTATTTAAATAGATTAAAAAATAAAGGCTATTTAGAAAAAATAGGCACAGAATATAAAGTTTTAAAAGAGATGCCTGTTAACAAATCTAACTATAAGCAAGAAATTATAAAAGAAATGTTGGAAGTTTATATGGATGATTTTAGAGAAATTAAGGTAATCAATGAAAAAATTAGAGTTGGGGAACTTATTATAAGACTTGTGGATAAATTGTAG
- a CDS encoding HNH endonuclease, translating into MLTINYLRCWRCNMNDTRFKKGMTPWNKGIKTGLKPTNGFKKGFAPWHTRELYSERLDKEGYILIKIAKPNKWMRKHRWIYEQEYGEIPKDSVIIFADGDRNNFDIENLVLVSRAELAILVRCRLISSVPELTKTGLNVAKIRIKLAELRKEKE; encoded by the coding sequence ATGCTGACAATAAATTACCTAAGATGTTGGAGATGTAATATGAACGATACTAGATTTAAAAAAGGAATGACTCCCTGGAATAAAGGAATAAAAACAGGTTTAAAGCCTACCAATGGTTTTAAAAAAGGATTCGCTCCTTGGCACACAAGAGAACTTTACTCAGAAAGATTAGATAAGGAAGGCTATATCTTAATTAAAATAGCTAAACCAAACAAATGGATGAGAAAGCATAGATGGATATATGAACAAGAATATGGTGAAATTCCAAAAGATTCTGTAATAATTTTTGCAGATGGAGATAGAAATAATTTTGATATAGAAAATTTAGTTTTAGTTTCAAGAGCAGAACTAGCTATTTTAGTTAGATGTAGATTGATAAGTTCAGTTCCAGAGCTCACAAAAACTGGTTTAAATGTAGCTAAAATAAGGATTAAATTGGCTGAATTAAGAAAGGAGAAGGAATGA